From Streptosporangiales bacterium, one genomic window encodes:
- the thiE gene encoding thiamine phosphate synthase, translating into MIRSFDLSLYLVTDQRSRGHHLDRVVRDAVAGGVSLVQLRDHHSSDAEMYRTTCRLLDVLADTGVPLVVNDRVDVALAAGAQGVHLGQGDLPADRVRDLAGPDVVIGLTTSTPAEVEAAEAYGDGVVDYLGLSPFLATLTKPDAAEPLGLEGLRALRRATALPCVAIGGVNTSNAADVVDTGVDGIAVVSAICAAGDARAAAAALRRCIDR; encoded by the coding sequence GTGATCCGGTCGTTCGATCTCTCGCTGTACCTCGTCACCGACCAGCGGTCGCGCGGGCACCACCTCGACCGCGTCGTGCGCGACGCCGTCGCCGGCGGCGTGAGCCTCGTCCAATTGCGCGACCACCATTCCAGCGACGCGGAGATGTACCGCACGACGTGCCGGCTGCTCGACGTCCTCGCCGACACGGGAGTGCCGCTGGTCGTCAACGACCGCGTCGACGTCGCGCTGGCCGCGGGCGCGCAGGGCGTCCACCTCGGACAGGGCGACCTGCCGGCGGACCGGGTGCGCGATCTCGCCGGTCCCGACGTCGTGATCGGTCTGACGACCAGCACGCCGGCGGAGGTCGAGGCCGCGGAGGCGTACGGGGATGGCGTCGTCGACTACCTCGGGTTGTCGCCGTTCCTCGCGACGCTGACCAAGCCGGACGCCGCCGAGCCGCTCGGGCTCGAAGGGCTGCGCGCGCTGCGTCGCGCGACGGCCCTGCCGTGCGTGGCGATCGGCGGCGTCAACACGTCCAACGCGGCCGACGTCGTCGACACCGGCGTCGACGGCATCGCCGTCGTCTCGGCGATCTGCGCGGCGGGCGACGCCCGCGCCGCGGCCGCCGCGCTCCGGAGGTGCATCGACCGATGA
- a CDS encoding hydroxyethylthiazole kinase has protein sequence SGSPLRGAVTASTLVAAAAELAARECGGPGSFAVALLDAFDRVDETVLRRRAS, from the coding sequence AGCGGGTCGCCGCTGCGCGGCGCCGTCACCGCGAGCACGCTCGTCGCGGCCGCGGCGGAGCTCGCCGCGCGCGAGTGCGGTGGCCCGGGTTCGTTCGCGGTCGCGCTGCTCGACGCGTTCGACCGCGTCGACGAGACCGTGCTGCGGAGGCGCGCCTCGTGA